The Pseudodesulfovibrio alkaliphilus genome has a window encoding:
- a CDS encoding DMT family protein codes for MRIPLYTALLLTASNIFMTFAWYAHLKELNQRPWYIAALVSWGIALFEYMIQVPANRLGYTQLTLPQLKIMQEVLALAVFAPFCLLYMNQPLKWDYLWASLCLLGAVYFIFRS; via the coding sequence GTGAGGATTCCGCTCTATACCGCGCTGCTGCTGACAGCCTCCAACATCTTCATGACCTTTGCCTGGTACGCCCATCTCAAGGAGCTGAACCAGCGGCCGTGGTACATCGCCGCCCTGGTCAGCTGGGGCATCGCCCTGTTCGAGTACATGATCCAGGTGCCGGCCAACCGGCTGGGCTACACCCAGCTCACCCTGCCCCAGCTCAAGATCATGCAGGAGGTGCTGGCCCTGGCCGTGTTCGCGCCCTTTTGCCTGCTGTACATGAACCAGCCGCTGAAATGGGACTACCTCTGGGCCTCCCTGTGTCTGCTCGGCGCGGTCTATTTCATATTCAGGTCATAG